A genomic region of Lysinibacillus sp. 2017 contains the following coding sequences:
- the folE gene encoding GTP cyclohydrolase I FolE, whose translation MTNVDLKKIEEAVKMILEAVGEDVEREGLLDTPKRVSKMYAEMFGGLNEDPREYFSTVFHEDHEEMVLVKDIPFYSMCEHHLVPFYGKAHVAYIPKDGKVAGLSKLGRCVESVARRPQLQERITSTVADTIMEMLDPKGVYVVVEAEHMCMTMRGLKKPGSKTVTSVARGIYEQDDVKRGEVMTFIQMK comes from the coding sequence ATGACAAATGTCGATTTAAAAAAGATTGAAGAAGCTGTAAAAATGATTTTAGAAGCCGTTGGGGAAGATGTGGAACGTGAAGGTTTACTTGATACACCAAAACGTGTTTCAAAAATGTATGCAGAAATGTTCGGTGGCTTAAATGAAGACCCACGCGAATATTTCAGCACTGTATTCCATGAGGACCATGAAGAAATGGTCTTAGTAAAAGACATCCCGTTCTATTCTATGTGTGAACACCATTTAGTGCCATTTTACGGGAAAGCTCATGTTGCATATATTCCGAAAGATGGGAAAGTAGCAGGTTTAAGTAAGCTAGGCCGTTGCGTAGAGTCTGTAGCACGCCGACCACAATTACAAGAACGCATTACATCCACAGTAGCAGATACAATTATGGAAATGCTTGATCCAAAAGGTGTTTATGTAGTTGTAGAGGCAGAGCATATGTGCATGACAATGCGTGGCTTGAAAAAACCAGGTTCTAAAACAGTCACATCGGTAGCACGTGGTATTTACGAACAAGATGATGTAAAACGCGGAGAAGTTATGACATTCATCCAAATGAAATAA
- the mtrB gene encoding trp RNA-binding attenuation protein MtrB: MAQTDYIVIEAEEDGVHVIGLTRGSDTKFHHSEKLDAGEVMIAQFTEHTSAMKIRGNATIHSAHGVVHSKK; encoded by the coding sequence ATGGCACAAACAGACTATATTGTGATTGAAGCTGAAGAAGATGGCGTACATGTAATCGGCTTAACACGTGGTTCAGATACAAAATTTCATCATTCTGAAAAATTAGATGCTGGAGAAGTGATGATTGCTCAATTTACAGAGCATACTTCTGCAATGAAAATTCGTGGTAACGCAACAATTCATTCGGCACATGGTGTCGTGCATAGTAAAAAATAA
- a CDS encoding heptaprenyl diphosphate synthase component 1: protein MSATFITQSVQALQSNIIQFVRHRALLQNVGQPTLQQEQLFFIQLPFLNGENMTEEHKISAATVGIVHASLREHEKIKEIDATSKQQQLTVLSGDYYSGRYYQLLAQSRNIALIQRLSKGIVNRCEHQIKQYEPEQRTLKQGIESLTIIECELIEQYYDAYGFTYLSSIMKNTLSFVRLKEEERLLKAGKESFLSKVLSLHNDQYANTSIQKELELELEKRQQQLLELLKQTALQPELKQYIKQYVTL, encoded by the coding sequence ATGAGTGCAACATTTATAACACAATCAGTTCAAGCATTACAATCAAATATTATTCAATTTGTTCGTCATAGAGCATTACTACAAAATGTTGGACAGCCTACGTTGCAGCAGGAGCAATTGTTCTTTATTCAGCTACCTTTTTTGAATGGGGAAAATATGACGGAAGAGCATAAAATCAGTGCGGCAACAGTAGGAATTGTTCATGCTTCTTTACGTGAACATGAAAAGATTAAAGAAATAGATGCGACAAGTAAGCAACAGCAATTAACGGTTCTGTCAGGTGACTATTATAGTGGACGTTATTATCAATTGCTTGCCCAATCGAGAAACATTGCGTTAATCCAAAGATTATCTAAAGGTATTGTAAATCGTTGTGAGCATCAAATTAAACAATACGAACCTGAACAAAGAACCTTAAAACAAGGCATAGAAAGTTTAACAATTATTGAGTGCGAATTAATCGAGCAATATTATGACGCATATGGATTTACGTATTTATCAAGTATTATGAAAAATACGCTATCATTTGTTCGATTGAAAGAAGAAGAGCGTTTACTTAAAGCTGGGAAAGAAAGCTTTTTAAGTAAAGTATTATCGTTACATAACGATCAATATGCAAACACTTCTATTCAAAAAGAACTTGAACTGGAGTTAGAAAAGCGTCAACAGCAATTGCTTGAACTGTTAAAGCAAACGGCGCTACAGCCAGAGTTAAAACAATACATCAAGCAATACGTCACTTTATAA
- a CDS encoding demethylmenaquinone methyltransferase, with amino-acid sequence MAKSKEEHVHEVFENISDSYDKMNSVISFQLHVGWRDDTMKRMAVEKGSKCLDVCCGTADWTIALAKAVGEEGIVKGLDFSKNMLKVGEEKTADIKNIELIHGNAMELPFEDNTFDYVTIGFGLRNVPDYMQVLREMNRVVKPGGTVVCLETSQSEIPGYRQLFRFYFKYIMPIFGKLFAKSFKEYSWLQESANDFPGMKKLAQMFKDAGLENVSYKPYSGGAAAMHMGFKKK; translated from the coding sequence ATGGCGAAATCGAAAGAAGAACATGTTCATGAAGTATTTGAAAATATTTCAGATAGCTACGATAAAATGAACTCGGTAATTAGTTTCCAGCTACACGTTGGCTGGAGAGATGATACGATGAAACGCATGGCCGTAGAAAAGGGCTCTAAATGTTTAGACGTTTGCTGTGGTACCGCTGACTGGACAATTGCTTTAGCGAAGGCAGTAGGCGAGGAAGGCATCGTAAAAGGTTTAGACTTTAGTAAGAACATGTTAAAAGTCGGTGAAGAAAAAACGGCTGACATTAAAAATATTGAATTAATCCATGGTAATGCGATGGAATTACCATTTGAAGATAATACATTTGATTATGTAACGATTGGTTTTGGCTTACGAAATGTACCAGACTATATGCAAGTATTACGTGAGATGAATCGCGTCGTAAAACCAGGTGGAACAGTTGTATGCCTAGAAACATCACAATCTGAAATCCCAGGCTATCGTCAACTTTTCCGTTTTTACTTTAAATACATCATGCCGATTTTTGGTAAACTATTTGCGAAAAGCTTTAAAGAATACTCATGGCTACAAGAATCTGCGAATGACTTCCCAGGCATGAAAAAATTAGCGCAAATGTTCAAAGATGCAGGTTTAGAAAACGTATCATACAAACCTTATAGCGGTGGCGCTGCAGCGATGCATATGGGCTTTAAAAAGAAATAA
- the hepT gene encoding heptaprenyl diphosphate synthase component II, with protein sequence MEKMKIKMLYADIKSDIEIIENELEKALNSSSHSLNDASLHLLQAGGKRIRPVFVLLSAKFGNYNIERMKNIAVPLELIHMGSLVHDDVIDNSDMRRGKETVKSQWNNRVAMYTGNFIFARALEYVASIENPRAHQILSKTMVELVNGEVIQIEDKFRLDQTLKDYFRRIKRKTALLIESCCELGAVVSEADETTVRHLKRYGYFVGMSFQIIDDILDFTSTDKQLGKPAGSDLMQGNVTLPILLMKNDPNIIPYLQKVSTTGLTEDERQQMLAYVRKSDAIKEATKISDLYLQKALKEVEALPNHPVKKKLRDVALFMGKRKF encoded by the coding sequence GTGGAAAAGATGAAGATTAAAATGCTATATGCGGATATTAAATCAGATATAGAAATCATCGAAAACGAATTAGAAAAAGCGTTAAATTCATCTTCACACTCATTGAATGATGCCTCCTTACATTTACTACAAGCGGGTGGAAAGCGAATTCGACCTGTATTTGTATTACTAAGTGCAAAATTTGGTAATTATAATATTGAGCGAATGAAAAATATCGCCGTACCATTAGAATTAATTCACATGGGCTCATTAGTACACGATGATGTTATTGATAATTCTGATATGCGTAGAGGTAAAGAAACCGTTAAATCACAATGGAATAACCGTGTAGCAATGTATACAGGAAATTTTATTTTTGCAAGAGCGCTTGAATATGTGGCAAGTATTGAAAACCCACGTGCACACCAAATATTGTCGAAAACAATGGTGGAGCTAGTAAATGGTGAGGTCATTCAAATTGAAGATAAGTTTCGTTTAGATCAAACGTTGAAAGATTATTTCCGCCGCATTAAGCGCAAAACAGCACTTTTAATTGAATCGTGCTGTGAGTTAGGAGCGGTGGTTAGTGAAGCAGACGAAACAACGGTACGTCATTTAAAACGATACGGTTATTTTGTTGGGATGAGTTTCCAAATCATCGACGATATTTTAGATTTCACTTCGACAGATAAGCAGCTTGGAAAACCTGCTGGTAGTGATTTAATGCAAGGAAATGTGACGCTTCCTATTTTATTGATGAAGAATGATCCGAACATTATTCCGTATTTACAAAAAGTATCTACGACTGGACTAACAGAGGATGAACGTCAACAAATGCTCGCTTATGTTCGAAAATCCGATGCGATAAAAGAAGCAACAAAAATTAGTGATTTATATTTACAAAAAGCACTAAAAGAAGTGGAAGCTTTACCAAATCATCCGGTGAAAAAGAAATTGCGCGATGTTGCACTATTTATGGGTAAGCGTAAGTTCTAA
- the ndk gene encoding nucleoside-diphosphate kinase — protein sequence MAIEKTFLMVKPDGVERQVIGDIVDRFERRGFVMRGAKLMTASHELAAAHYAEHAERPFFGELVDFITSGPVFGMVWEGENVIALARIMMGATKPEESAPGTIRGDYAVTLSHNVIHGSDSLASAEREIGLWFPEGLAE from the coding sequence ATGGCAATCGAAAAAACATTTTTAATGGTTAAACCAGACGGCGTTGAACGTCAAGTAATCGGTGATATCGTAGACCGCTTTGAACGTCGCGGTTTCGTAATGCGCGGAGCTAAATTAATGACAGCTTCTCATGAATTAGCTGCAGCACACTATGCTGAGCACGCTGAACGTCCATTCTTCGGTGAATTAGTAGACTTCATCACTTCAGGTCCTGTATTCGGTATGGTTTGGGAAGGCGAGAACGTTATCGCTTTAGCTCGTATCATGATGGGTGCTACTAAACCAGAAGAATCTGCTCCTGGTACAATCCGCGGTGACTACGCTGTAACATTATCTCACAACGTAATCCACGGTTCTGACTCTTTAGCTTCTGCTGAACGTGAAATCGGTTTATGGTTCCCAGAAGGTTTAGCTGAATAA
- a CDS encoding protein-glutamate O-methyltransferase CheR: MSDYEQFIDGIKRKTGIDLALYKEAQMKRRLTSLYEKKGYKNFVEFFTALDRDRDLMNEFLDRMTINVSEFYRNGKRWEVLQNKIFPMLLQTNKRPKIWSAACSTGEEPYSLAMVLSQHLPLSQIGVLATDLDENVIQKAKLGLYPERSLAEVPKDVQAKYFDIEGQFFKVKDEIKRTVTFKKHNLLKDNYESNFDLIVCRNVMIYFTEEAKDQIYENFSKALRPGGILFVGSTEQIFNPARYGFEVEDTFFYRKK; this comes from the coding sequence ATGTCAGATTACGAACAATTTATAGATGGCATCAAGCGCAAAACAGGCATAGATTTAGCCCTATATAAAGAAGCACAAATGAAACGCCGTTTAACGTCATTATATGAGAAAAAGGGTTATAAAAACTTTGTTGAGTTTTTTACTGCCTTAGATAGAGATCGTGATTTAATGAATGAGTTTTTAGATCGCATGACAATAAACGTATCTGAATTCTATCGTAATGGAAAGCGCTGGGAAGTATTGCAAAACAAAATTTTCCCAATGCTACTTCAAACAAATAAACGACCTAAAATATGGAGTGCCGCTTGTTCAACGGGTGAAGAGCCATATAGCTTAGCGATGGTGTTATCACAACATTTACCATTATCTCAAATCGGAGTATTAGCAACTGATTTGGATGAAAACGTAATACAAAAGGCAAAGCTTGGATTATATCCTGAGCGTTCGTTAGCAGAAGTACCAAAAGATGTACAAGCAAAGTACTTTGATATTGAAGGTCAGTTTTTCAAAGTAAAAGATGAAATTAAACGAACAGTTACATTTAAAAAGCATAATTTATTAAAAGATAATTATGAATCGAATTTTGATTTAATCGTTTGCCGAAATGTGATGATTTACTTTACAGAAGAGGCAAAGGATCAAATTTATGAAAACTTTAGTAAAGCATTGCGCCCAGGTGGAATATTATTCGTGGGTTCAACGGAGCAAATTTTCAACCCTGCCCGTTATGGTTTTGAAGTAGAAGATACATTCTTCTACAGAAAAAAATAG
- the aroC gene encoding chorismate synthase, whose amino-acid sequence MRYLTAGESHGPQLTTIIEGLPSLLPVTAEKINYDLKRRQGGHGRGRRMQIETDTVEIVSGVRHGKTLGSPVALVVTNDDWKHWTKIMGAEELPEDIDPAEIKRQISRPRPGHADLVGGMKYGHRDLRNVLERSSARETTVRVAVGSVAKALLNELGISIVAHVTEIVGIKADTQLLEGKSVAEIRTIVEHDPCYCVDPEASAKMVQAIDDAKQAGDSIGGVVEVIVEGLPAGIGSYVHYDRKLDAKLAAAMLSINAFKGVEFGIGFEMARKKGSEVHDEILWDEEHGYTRATNRLGGLEGGMTTGMPIVVRGVMKPIPTLYKPLQSVDIETKEPFKASVERSDSCAVPAASIVAEHVIAWEIANAIVEQFHSDQLPQLKAQLDDMRNYTKGY is encoded by the coding sequence ATGCGTTATTTAACTGCAGGTGAGTCACACGGACCACAATTAACTACGATAATCGAGGGATTGCCGTCACTTTTACCAGTGACAGCAGAAAAAATAAATTATGATTTAAAACGTCGTCAAGGTGGTCACGGCCGAGGTCGCCGTATGCAAATTGAAACCGATACAGTGGAAATTGTTTCAGGTGTACGACACGGGAAAACACTAGGGTCTCCAGTTGCGCTTGTTGTAACGAACGATGATTGGAAACACTGGACGAAAATTATGGGCGCAGAAGAGCTACCAGAAGATATCGATCCAGCTGAAATTAAGCGTCAAATTTCACGCCCTCGTCCGGGACACGCAGATTTAGTCGGTGGGATGAAATATGGACATCGTGATTTGCGAAACGTACTAGAGCGTTCTAGTGCACGTGAAACAACGGTGCGTGTAGCTGTTGGTTCTGTTGCGAAAGCCTTATTAAATGAACTTGGCATTTCAATTGTTGCTCATGTGACAGAAATTGTCGGCATTAAAGCAGATACTCAACTATTAGAAGGCAAATCGGTAGCTGAAATTCGTACGATTGTAGAGCATGACCCATGTTACTGTGTAGATCCTGAAGCTTCAGCGAAAATGGTTCAAGCAATTGATGATGCCAAACAAGCTGGCGATTCCATTGGTGGTGTTGTCGAAGTTATCGTAGAAGGTTTACCAGCAGGGATTGGCTCATATGTACACTACGACCGTAAGCTAGATGCAAAATTAGCTGCTGCTATGTTAAGCATTAATGCATTCAAAGGTGTAGAGTTCGGAATCGGCTTTGAAATGGCGCGAAAAAAGGGTTCAGAAGTACATGATGAAATTTTATGGGATGAAGAGCATGGTTATACACGCGCCACGAATCGATTAGGCGGTTTAGAAGGCGGTATGACAACTGGTATGCCGATTGTCGTGCGCGGTGTCATGAAGCCAATTCCTACCTTATATAAGCCACTACAAAGTGTGGATATTGAAACAAAAGAGCCATTTAAAGCAAGTGTGGAGCGTTCAGATAGTTGTGCAGTTCCAGCGGCTTCTATCGTAGCAGAACACGTCATTGCTTGGGAAATCGCCAACGCAATCGTTGAACAATTCCATAGCGATCAATTACCACAATTAAAAGCGCAATTAGATGACATGCGCAACTATACAAAGGGGTACTAA
- the aroB gene encoding 3-dehydroquinate synthase — MEIPVRAASHSYAVTIGKGILKQAVASHEKLFEKADKIIVLTDEHVWAAQQQYFEENFPHAFHVLVMPAGEKCKTFENFLGAQTFLLEQKCTRKSLVIAFGGGAVGDLAGFVAATYMRGIPFVQVPTTILAHDSAVGGKTAINHTLGKNMIGAFYQPQAVFYDTNFLHSLNEKEVRSGMAEVIKHALISDAQWVEELLEGEHVTQLPEDLLANYLAHGVQVKAKIVEQDETEQSVRKYLNLGHTYGHAIEAAAGYGRVAHGEAVMIGLVYCLLLCERYGKINHLFTKRFLQFALENGYPFEAVHEFTFDQLTEYLLKDKKADYGELQFVLLDTIGNPFVQKIELAECREIDEQLRSLLAEV, encoded by the coding sequence ATGGAGATTCCAGTTCGTGCTGCATCTCATTCGTATGCTGTGACGATTGGGAAAGGCATATTAAAACAAGCAGTAGCGTCACATGAAAAACTGTTTGAAAAAGCAGATAAAATCATCGTCTTAACGGATGAACATGTTTGGGCTGCGCAACAGCAGTATTTTGAGGAGAATTTCCCGCATGCATTTCATGTATTGGTTATGCCTGCAGGAGAAAAGTGTAAAACATTTGAAAACTTTTTAGGCGCACAAACATTTTTACTTGAACAAAAATGTACACGAAAGTCACTGGTCATTGCGTTCGGTGGTGGTGCGGTGGGTGATTTAGCGGGATTTGTAGCAGCGACTTATATGCGTGGTATTCCATTCGTTCAAGTACCAACAACGATTTTAGCGCATGATTCGGCAGTCGGTGGCAAAACAGCAATCAACCACACACTAGGAAAGAATATGATTGGTGCTTTTTATCAACCTCAAGCAGTATTTTACGATACGAACTTTTTACATAGCTTAAATGAAAAGGAAGTTCGTTCAGGAATGGCCGAAGTCATCAAGCATGCACTTATTTCCGATGCACAGTGGGTAGAAGAATTACTTGAAGGGGAGCATGTGACCCAATTACCTGAAGATCTATTAGCCAACTACTTAGCACATGGCGTTCAAGTAAAGGCGAAGATTGTAGAGCAGGATGAAACAGAGCAATCCGTGCGAAAGTATTTAAATTTAGGCCATACGTATGGTCATGCAATTGAGGCAGCAGCAGGCTATGGTCGTGTCGCGCATGGTGAAGCGGTAATGATTGGCTTAGTGTATTGTTTACTTTTATGTGAACGCTACGGCAAAATCAATCATTTGTTTACGAAACGCTTTTTACAGTTTGCGTTAGAAAATGGCTATCCATTTGAAGCAGTCCATGAATTTACATTTGATCAATTAACAGAGTATTTATTGAAAGACAAAAAAGCGGACTACGGAGAGTTACAATTCGTGTTATTAGATACAATCGGCAATCCATTTGTTCAAAAAATTGAACTGGCTGAATGTAGAGAGATTGACGAACAACTTAGAAGTTTACTAGCGGAGGTGTAA
- the aroH gene encoding chorismate mutase, producing the protein MIRGIRGAITITEDQAQDVWDETAKLVQEVAKQNAIKPEDIASVTISTTPDIRSAFPAKAVRTLEGWQYVPIMCMHEMAVPGALPLCIRVLMHVNTDTPQHEIHHVYLNEAVKLRPDLVK; encoded by the coding sequence ATGATTCGAGGTATACGAGGTGCCATTACAATAACAGAAGACCAGGCACAAGATGTTTGGGATGAGACGGCAAAGCTTGTACAAGAAGTCGCAAAACAAAATGCAATTAAACCAGAAGATATCGCATCTGTAACGATTTCCACAACACCTGATATTCGTTCAGCCTTCCCAGCAAAGGCAGTTCGTACGCTAGAAGGTTGGCAATACGTACCGATTATGTGCATGCATGAAATGGCAGTACCTGGTGCATTACCTTTATGTATTCGTGTATTAATGCATGTCAATACAGATACGCCCCAACATGAGATTCACCATGTGTATTTAAATGAAGCAGTGAAATTACGCCCAGATTTAGTGAAATAG
- the hisC gene encoding histidinol-phosphate transaminase: MKWKQQLFGMKAYQPGKPIDEVKKQFGLDEVVKLASNENPFGSSPNVKRFLQADASNHAIYPDGYAQNLRTALANFYSVEESELILGNGSDDLIAIITRALLYPGVNTVMADLSFSQYWHNAEIEGAEVRKVPMKNGVHDLDAMLAAIDENTSIVWVCNPNNPTGTLVSDEALSAFLAKVPEDVFVVLDEAYIEYVNAPDYKDTLHYFRDYKNLILLRTFSKAYGLASFRVGYGIAHADVIAKLDPVRAPFNNTILSQSVAQIALADQDYIKSCREANEIGKKQYVAFCEKHKLNYFPSQTNFIMFEVKASSQVVFEEMMKRGFIIRSGAALGLDGYIRVTIGTEAQNAKFLQLLEDVLTEQGVFA, encoded by the coding sequence ATGAAGTGGAAACAACAATTATTTGGAATGAAAGCTTACCAACCAGGGAAGCCCATTGATGAAGTAAAAAAACAGTTTGGATTAGATGAAGTTGTGAAGTTAGCATCCAATGAAAATCCGTTCGGTAGCTCACCTAACGTAAAACGATTTTTACAAGCGGATGCATCAAACCATGCCATTTATCCTGATGGGTACGCTCAAAATTTACGTACAGCTTTAGCGAACTTTTACAGTGTAGAAGAAAGCGAACTCATTTTAGGAAATGGTTCGGACGACTTAATCGCGATTATCACACGTGCCTTATTATATCCTGGGGTTAATACGGTAATGGCGGATCTTTCTTTCTCTCAATATTGGCATAATGCTGAAATTGAGGGCGCAGAAGTTCGCAAAGTTCCGATGAAAAATGGAGTTCATGATTTAGATGCGATGTTAGCAGCAATCGATGAAAATACTTCGATCGTATGGGTATGTAATCCAAATAATCCGACAGGAACACTTGTATCGGATGAAGCGTTGAGTGCCTTTTTAGCGAAAGTTCCTGAAGATGTATTTGTTGTTTTAGATGAGGCTTACATTGAATATGTGAATGCACCGGACTACAAAGATACATTACATTATTTCCGTGACTACAAAAATTTAATTTTACTTCGCACATTCTCTAAAGCATATGGCTTAGCTTCATTCCGCGTTGGATATGGGATTGCACATGCAGATGTTATTGCAAAATTAGATCCAGTGCGCGCGCCGTTTAACAATACGATCCTAAGTCAAAGCGTGGCACAAATTGCCCTTGCTGACCAAGACTATATAAAGAGTTGCCGTGAAGCCAATGAAATCGGTAAAAAGCAATACGTGGCATTTTGTGAAAAACATAAGCTAAACTATTTCCCGTCTCAAACAAACTTTATCATGTTCGAAGTAAAAGCAAGCAGTCAAGTTGTATTTGAGGAAATGATGAAGCGCGGTTTTATTATTCGTAGTGGTGCTGCTCTTGGTTTAGATGGGTATATCCGTGTCACAATCGGCACAGAAGCGCAAAATGCGAAGTTTTTACAATTGCTTGAAGACGTATTAACGGAGCAAGGGGTTTTTGCATGA
- a CDS encoding prephenate dehydrogenase has product MTRNVFVIGLGLIGGSVALALQKAPRTKVFGYDYHEKTRQLASTLGVVNEVVEDPAAFAKQADVIIFGTPVTITLEFMEQLKSWDLKRGVILTDTGSTKAQIMEKAKELRELGITFIGGHPMAGSHKSGITAAKPYLLENAYYMLTPNEGEEIEKLAALDDLLKFTLGKMVVVDAKVHDHMTAVVSHFPHIVAASLVHQLNFEKKTFPMTTSLAAGGFRDITRIASSNPTLWRDITMQNRKELVGQLDTWLDEMGRVRHLLEAGDEAAIETYFSHARDVRDNLPIANGALYVPYDLYVDIPDYPGVISEITGYLAEENISITNIRIVETRVDVFGILVISFQSNEDRERAAKCIATKANYDTHIS; this is encoded by the coding sequence ATGACACGTAATGTTTTCGTAATCGGACTTGGACTAATTGGTGGATCTGTTGCACTAGCTCTACAAAAGGCCCCGCGTACGAAAGTGTTTGGCTACGACTACCATGAAAAAACAAGACAATTAGCTAGCACATTAGGCGTCGTGAACGAAGTTGTAGAAGATCCTGCTGCATTTGCCAAACAAGCAGATGTCATTATTTTTGGTACACCTGTTACTATCACGCTCGAATTTATGGAACAATTAAAATCATGGGACTTAAAGCGCGGCGTTATCCTTACAGATACAGGTAGTACGAAGGCGCAAATTATGGAGAAGGCTAAGGAATTACGCGAATTGGGGATCACGTTTATCGGGGGGCACCCAATGGCAGGCTCGCATAAAAGTGGGATTACTGCTGCGAAACCGTACTTACTCGAAAATGCGTATTATATGCTAACACCAAATGAAGGTGAAGAAATCGAGAAGCTTGCCGCACTTGATGATTTGCTAAAATTTACGTTAGGGAAGATGGTAGTTGTGGACGCGAAAGTACATGACCATATGACGGCAGTTGTCAGTCATTTTCCACATATTGTTGCTGCTTCGTTAGTCCATCAGTTAAACTTTGAGAAGAAAACTTTTCCGATGACGACATCACTTGCTGCTGGTGGGTTCCGGGATATTACTCGTATCGCCTCATCAAATCCGACACTTTGGCGTGATATTACAATGCAAAACCGTAAAGAGCTTGTTGGCCAATTAGATACGTGGCTTGATGAGATGGGTCGTGTACGTCATTTGCTTGAAGCAGGTGACGAAGCAGCGATTGAAACGTATTTTTCACATGCACGTGATGTTCGAGATAATCTACCAATCGCAAATGGTGCGTTATATGTGCCATATGATTTATATGTAGATATCCCAGACTATCCGGGTGTTATTTCAGAAATAACGGGCTATTTAGCTGAAGAAAATATTAGTATTACAAATATTCGTATTGTGGAAACACGCGTCGACGTTTTCGGGATTCTTGTGATCAGTTTCCAATCAAATGAAGATCGTGAACGCGCTGCAAAATGCATTGCCACTAAGGCAAATTACGATACGCATATTTCATAA